In a genomic window of Leisingera caerulea DSM 24564:
- a CDS encoding DMP19 family protein, producing the protein MKWLKWLSAGNQLILPKPKIREADYLSPEPDPDLRIEDYYNRLLGEFGSEEIWAALEAFKLDTLGELVSKGLLTEGQMLFFCLEYFRAQILNGGFLQFMGNAGFMSADVGSCLRKLNQKELADDVERVANDIAPILSQLDTVPGDARNSAFRSALRRAKTEMKDAVLRSATGQRLEAETFVSGLALQMVKYIEGHPEEFCIAY; encoded by the coding sequence GTGAAATGGCTGAAATGGCTTTCGGCGGGAAATCAATTGATCCTGCCGAAGCCAAAAATCCGGGAGGCAGACTATCTGTCTCCCGAACCTGACCCCGACCTGAGGATCGAAGATTACTACAACAGGCTTCTCGGGGAATTTGGCTCAGAAGAAATCTGGGCTGCACTGGAAGCCTTCAAACTGGACACGCTGGGGGAACTGGTTTCCAAAGGTCTGCTGACTGAAGGGCAGATGCTCTTCTTTTGCTTGGAGTACTTTCGCGCTCAGATCTTGAACGGAGGCTTCCTGCAATTCATGGGCAATGCAGGTTTCATGTCAGCTGACGTTGGATCCTGCCTAAGGAAGCTCAACCAAAAAGAACTAGCTGACGATGTGGAGCGCGTTGCTAATGATATCGCCCCCATTCTTAGCCAGCTGGATACGGTTCCGGGGGACGCGCGCAATAGTGCCTTTCGTTCAGCATTGAGACGCGCCAAAACCGAAATGAAAGACGCAGTGCTCCGGTCCGCGACCGGGCAACGCTTGGAAGCCGAAACCTTTGTGTCCGGCCTGGCACTTCAAATGGTAAAATATATTGAAGGCCATCCGGAAGAATTCTGCATAGCTTATTGA
- the ettA gene encoding energy-dependent translational throttle protein EttA, whose product MASYQYVYHMQGVSKTYPGGKKCFENIHLSFLPGVKIGVVGVNGAGKSTLMKIMAGLDKDYTGEAWAAEGAKVGYLPQEPQLEENLTVRENVMLGVQAKKDILDRYNELAMNYSDETAEEMAKLQDEIDAQNLWDLDSQVDVSMEALRCPPDDAMPANLSGGERRRVALCKLLLEAPDMLLLDEPTNHLDAETIAWLQQHLIDYKGTILCVTHDRYFLDDITGWILELDRGRGIPYEGNYSAWLEQKAKRLEQEAREDKAKQKTLERELEWMRQGQKARQAKSKARIQAYNEMASQSEREKVGRAQIVIPNGPRLGSKVIEVNGLAKHYGDKQLIEGLNFSLPPGGIVGVIGPNGAGKSTLFKMLTGQEQPDEGTVEYGDTVKLSYVDQSRDDLNDNDTVWEAISGGAEIIELGDAQVNSRAYCSSFNFKGGDQQKKLSLLSGGERNRVHMARLLKEGGNVLLLDEPTNDLDVETLRALEDALVDFAGCAVVISHDRFFLDRICTHILAFEGDAHVEWFEGNFEDYEEDKKRRLGPDALEPKRLKHKKFVR is encoded by the coding sequence ATGGCCTCCTACCAGTACGTCTACCACATGCAGGGTGTCTCCAAGACCTACCCGGGTGGCAAGAAATGCTTTGAAAACATCCACCTTTCCTTCCTGCCCGGCGTGAAGATCGGTGTGGTCGGCGTCAACGGCGCCGGTAAGTCCACCCTGATGAAGATCATGGCCGGCCTCGACAAGGACTACACCGGCGAGGCCTGGGCGGCTGAGGGCGCCAAGGTCGGCTACCTGCCGCAGGAGCCGCAGCTGGAGGAAAACCTCACCGTGCGCGAAAACGTCATGCTGGGCGTGCAGGCCAAGAAGGACATCCTGGACCGCTACAACGAGCTGGCGATGAACTACTCGGACGAGACCGCCGAGGAGATGGCCAAGCTGCAGGACGAGATCGACGCCCAGAACCTGTGGGATCTGGACAGCCAGGTGGACGTGTCGATGGAGGCGCTGCGCTGCCCGCCGGACGATGCGATGCCCGCCAACCTGTCGGGCGGTGAGCGCCGCCGCGTCGCGCTGTGCAAGCTTTTGCTGGAAGCGCCCGACATGCTGCTGCTTGACGAACCGACCAACCACCTGGACGCTGAGACCATCGCTTGGCTTCAGCAGCACCTGATCGACTACAAGGGCACCATCCTGTGTGTCACCCACGACCGTTACTTCCTGGATGACATTACCGGCTGGATCCTGGAGCTCGACCGCGGCCGCGGCATTCCTTACGAGGGCAACTATTCCGCCTGGCTGGAGCAGAAGGCCAAGCGGCTGGAGCAGGAAGCCCGCGAGGACAAGGCCAAGCAGAAGACGCTGGAGCGCGAGCTGGAGTGGATGCGCCAGGGCCAGAAAGCCCGCCAGGCGAAATCCAAGGCGCGTATCCAGGCCTATAACGAGATGGCCAGCCAGTCCGAACGCGAAAAGGTCGGCCGCGCCCAGATCGTGATCCCGAACGGTCCGCGCCTGGGGTCGAAAGTGATCGAAGTGAACGGCCTCGCCAAGCACTATGGCGACAAGCAGCTAATCGAGGGTCTGAACTTCTCGCTGCCGCCGGGCGGCATTGTCGGCGTGATCGGCCCCAACGGCGCCGGTAAATCGACCCTGTTCAAGATGCTGACCGGCCAGGAGCAGCCCGACGAAGGCACTGTTGAATACGGCGACACCGTGAAACTGTCCTATGTCGACCAGTCGCGCGATGACCTGAACGACAATGACACCGTGTGGGAGGCAATCTCCGGCGGGGCCGAGATCATCGAGCTGGGCGACGCGCAGGTCAATTCCCGCGCCTATTGCTCCTCCTTCAACTTCAAGGGCGGCGACCAGCAGAAGAAACTGTCGCTGCTGTCGGGCGGTGAGCGCAACCGGGTTCACATGGCGCGTCTGCTCAAAGAGGGCGGCAACGTGCTGCTGCTCGACGAACCGACCAACGACCTGGACGTGGAGACCCTGCGGGCGCTGGAAGACGCGCTGGTCGATTTCGCCGGCTGCGCCGTGGTGATCTCGCACGATCGTTTCTTCCTCGACCGGATCTGTACCCACATCCTGGCCTTCGAGGGCGACGCGCATGTGGAGTGGTTCGAGGGCAACTTCGAAGACTACGAAGAGGACAAGAAGCGCCGTCTGGGTCCGGACGCGCTGGAGCCCAAGCGGTTGAAGCACAAGAAGTTTGTGCGGTGA
- a CDS encoding aminoacyl-tRNA deacylase: protein MIASRLKHHLEAQGLPFGTVRHPYTATASECAESAHVPGDHLAKSVLIHMEEGPVLAVVPSNQTVDLHALQTMMDRRLGLAPEHELNQVFDDCDPGAAPCVGAAYHVPTVIDDSLTGLDKVWFEAGDHKTLIEMKGDDFDTLMKDAKHGSFCTVH from the coding sequence ATGATCGCCTCACGCCTGAAACATCATCTCGAGGCACAGGGCCTGCCGTTCGGCACCGTCCGCCACCCCTACACCGCCACTGCGTCGGAATGCGCGGAATCGGCGCATGTGCCGGGGGACCACCTGGCCAAGTCAGTGCTCATCCACATGGAGGAAGGCCCGGTTCTGGCCGTGGTGCCGTCCAACCAGACCGTTGACCTGCACGCGCTGCAAACGATGATGGACCGCCGCCTTGGGCTGGCGCCGGAACATGAACTGAACCAGGTCTTTGACGACTGCGATCCGGGCGCGGCGCCCTGCGTCGGCGCGGCCTACCACGTGCCCACCGTCATCGACGACAGCCTGACCGGGCTCGACAAGGTCTGGTTCGAGGCCGGCGACCACAAGACGCTGATCGAAATGAAGGGCGACGATTTCGACACCCTGATGAAGGACGCGAAGCACGGTTCCTTCTGCACGGTCCACTGA
- a CDS encoding TFIIB-type zinc ribbon-containing protein, translating to MQCPIDGTTLVMADRAGVEIDYCPQCRGVWLDRGELDKIIERSAQPAQAAPQPQRHEDRGGHHDPRYSKPYKKKSKKNFLEDLFDF from the coding sequence ATGCAGTGCCCGATTGACGGAACCACTCTGGTCATGGCCGACCGCGCCGGGGTGGAGATCGACTATTGCCCGCAGTGCCGCGGCGTCTGGCTGGACCGGGGCGAGCTGGACAAGATCATCGAGCGCTCTGCCCAGCCCGCGCAGGCCGCGCCGCAGCCGCAGCGCCATGAGGACCGCGGCGGGCATCACGACCCGCGCTACAGCAAGCCGTACAAGAAAAAGAGCAAGAAGAACTTCCTGGAAGACCTGTTCGATTTCTGA
- a CDS encoding universal stress protein — protein MYHNVLVPISFDPERDVTGPLKVARLLSAPGAKVTLLHVIEQVPAYAISYVPADFMEDTRQALQAELDGLAQSLPNAEGVLIEGHSGRTILDWAEQNKPDLIILASHRPSMQDFLWGSTSGHVVRHAACAVHVVR, from the coding sequence ATGTATCATAATGTTCTGGTGCCGATTTCCTTTGATCCGGAGCGCGACGTGACCGGGCCGCTGAAAGTGGCGCGGCTGCTTTCGGCGCCGGGGGCCAAGGTGACGCTGCTGCATGTGATCGAACAGGTCCCGGCCTATGCGATTTCCTATGTCCCGGCGGATTTCATGGAAGACACCCGCCAGGCGCTGCAGGCGGAGCTTGACGGGCTGGCGCAGTCCCTGCCCAACGCCGAGGGCGTGCTGATCGAGGGCCATTCCGGCCGCACCATCCTGGACTGGGCCGAGCAGAACAAGCCGGACCTGATCATCCTCGCCTCGCACCGCCCGTCGATGCAGGACTTTCTCTGGGGATCGACGTCGGGCCATGTGGTGCGCCACGCGGCCTGCGCGGTGCATGTGGTGCGCTGA
- a CDS encoding antibiotic biosynthesis monooxygenase family protein — protein MPKIAKTADIQTVITTFEMTPGTCQDLLEALEDAYREFISKQPGFISAGLHVNDAQTRIANYSQWRRREDFMAMLRSAEMRERNRKINELCRSFEPVMYDVAEVFGS, from the coding sequence ATGCCGAAAATAGCAAAAACCGCTGATATCCAAACCGTTATCACCACCTTCGAGATGACGCCCGGGACCTGTCAGGACCTGCTGGAGGCGCTTGAGGATGCCTATCGCGAGTTCATCTCCAAGCAGCCCGGCTTCATTTCGGCCGGTCTGCACGTGAATGACGCGCAGACCCGGATCGCCAATTATTCGCAATGGCGCCGCCGCGAGGATTTCATGGCGATGCTGCGCAGCGCGGAAATGCGCGAGCGCAACCGCAAGATCAATGAGCTGTGCCGCAGCTTTGAGCCGGTGATGTACGACGTGGCGGAGGTCTTTGGCTCATGA